A region of Methanomassiliicoccales archaeon DNA encodes the following proteins:
- a CDS encoding transglutaminase-like domain-containing protein, with protein MFEKKSEARNVFIALGIACIVLSAALATTTVAHLKMLGEKGAVIEDLNGQISELRDDLNESADVIVTLEARVKQLNNQIKTLQSQKESLQAQISQLQNEKTGLIEQIQLLEYEIAVLEASYSDHVKAYLSLVDKVNHRCNHMDIESFITPTDRLVQDTVFNITGGWSDDSNWDEYWDDIKELYLRVCNNIEYRYDGLYPLLPNEPQDALTFRKEMWQFPNETLLLKSGDCEDQAILLCSMIRCYNGMRYKAEAICIESNKSGHVAVQILVSGGKLVIFDPAGHYYSRNFFGNIMFNSIEKEINNWLNYWKPGMGNDVRVCRVFSDYMDRTFSSTNEYISWMQSRQ; from the coding sequence ATGTTTGAAAAGAAATCTGAGGCCAGAAATGTTTTTATCGCTCTTGGAATCGCTTGCATAGTCCTTTCGGCGGCTCTTGCTACTACTACCGTAGCTCATTTGAAAATGTTAGGCGAAAAGGGAGCAGTTATCGAAGACCTGAATGGCCAAATCTCTGAGCTTCGCGATGACTTAAATGAGTCCGCTGACGTAATTGTAACATTGGAAGCAAGAGTTAAGCAGCTCAATAACCAAATCAAGACGTTGCAGAGCCAGAAAGAGTCATTGCAAGCACAGATCAGCCAGTTGCAAAATGAGAAGACTGGACTAATCGAACAAATTCAATTATTAGAATATGAAATAGCAGTTCTCGAAGCAAGTTACTCAGACCATGTGAAAGCCTATCTCAGTCTTGTTGATAAAGTGAACCACCGATGTAATCACATGGATATTGAGTCTTTCATCACACCTACCGATCGGTTAGTGCAGGATACAGTTTTCAATATCACAGGAGGATGGAGCGACGATTCTAATTGGGATGAATACTGGGATGACATCAAGGAACTATATCTGCGGGTATGCAACAATATAGAATACAGATATGATGGCCTATATCCTTTGCTTCCTAATGAACCTCAGGATGCGTTGACTTTCAGAAAAGAAATGTGGCAATTCCCAAACGAAACTTTGTTGTTAAAGTCAGGTGATTGTGAAGACCAGGCAATTCTCCTCTGCTCGATGATCAGGTGTTACAATGGAATGCGTTATAAAGCAGAGGCGATTTGTATAGAAAGTAACAAATCAGGCCATGTAGCAGTGCAAATTTTGGTTAGCGGTGGCAAACTCGTAATTTTCGATCCGGCAGGACACTATTATAGTCGCAATTTTTTCGGAAATATCATGTTTAACAGCATCGAAAAAGAGATCAACAATTGGTTGAATTATTGGAAGCCTGGTATGGGAAATGATGTTAGAGTGTGCAGAGTTTTCTCCGACTATATGGACAGGACTTTTAGTTCAACAAACGAATACATCTCGTGGATGCAATCTAGACAATGA
- a CDS encoding ribbon-helix-helix domain-containing protein, whose translation MSGKREKISVTIPRELIDWIDEMVEKRVFANRSHAVEVCVLNYREATGEKG comes from the coding sequence ATGAGCGGCAAAAGGGAGAAGATATCAGTCACAATCCCAAGGGAACTCATTGACTGGATCGACGAGATGGTGGAGAAGAGGGTCTTTGCGAACAGATCGCACGCCGTGGAGGTGTGCGTACTGAATTACAGGGAGGCGACTGGCGAGAAGGGATAG